ACAGGGCGCACACATCAGATCCGTGTTCACATGAAGTTCATCGGCCATCCGCTGGTGGGTGATCCGATCTACGGGCGCAGCAAGGGCACTACCATGAACGGACAAGCCCTGCATGCAGCAGTGCTCGGATTTGTACATCCTTCTACAGGCGAGTACAAGGAGTTCAGTGCGCCGATTCCGGCGGATATGGAAGAGCTTCTATTTACGCTGCGCAGCAGATAAGTACAAATCAATAGATTATAAATCCATGGTACACCGGCCGGATTTGCGTCATATTAAGAGCATAACAGAGTGAACTTAAGAATCCATCTTGCTCCATTCTTAAGTTCAGCTTATATAGATTCACAACATAGGCCCAGGAGATGAGTAGAAGATTATGAGTATTGAACAATATCAGACTACATTCATTCAGACGAATTTTGCAGACCGCATCGGCGGCGAAGGATACGGCAAGGACACCTCCATCTACAAATTTGAGAAAATCAAACGCGCCAAAGCCTCGGCGAAGCAGGATTTTCCGGACATTGAACTGATCGACATGGGCGTCGGTGAGCCGGACGAAATGGCAGATGAAGGCATTGTGGCAAGACTTGCGCTGGAAGCGGCCAAGGAAGAGAACCGCGGCTACTCCGATAACGGTATTCCTGAATTCAAGGCGGCTGCGGCTGTGTATCTTAAGGAAGCTTTTCAGGTGGACGGAATTGACCCTGTAACAGAAATCGTGCATTCCATCGGCTCGAAGCCTGCGCTGGCTATGCTGCCATCCGTATTCATTAATCCGGGCGATATCACGATCATGACCATTCCGGGCTATCCGGTGCTGGGCACCCATACCAAGTATCTGGGAGGACAAGTCTACTCTGTGGAGCTGAAGAAGGAGAACAACTTCCTGCCTGACCTGAACTCCATTCCTGAAGAGGTTGCCCGTAAGGCGAAGCTGCTCTACCTCAACTATCCAAACAACCCTACCGGTGCAAGTGCGACACCTGAATTCTTCAGCGAAGTCGTAGCCTGGGCCAAAAAATATGATGTAGTCGTCATCCATGACGCTCCTTATGCTGCATTGACGTATGACGGCGTGAAGCCGCTGAGCTTCCTGTCCGTACCTGGTGCCAAGGATGTCGGCGTAGAGCTGCACTCCCTGTCCAAGTCCTACAATATGACCGGCTGGAGAATCGGCTTCGTGGCCGGCAACCCGCTGATCGTGAAGGCGTTCAGTGATGTGAAGGACAACAATGATTCCGGCCAGTTCATCGCCATTCAAAAAGCTGCCGCTTACGGTCTCTCTCATCCTGAGATTACCGAAGCGATTGCCGCCAAATACTCCCGCCGCCACAACATGCTGGTGGATGCACTGAACAGCCTGGGCTTCAAGGCTGAGAAGCCGAAGGGCTCCTTCTTCCTCTATGTAGCCGCACCAAAAGGTGTTAAGGGCGGACGCCGCTTCGAATCCGGCGAGGATTTCTCACAGTTCCTGATCCGCGAGAAGCTCATCTCCACCGTGCCTTGGGATGATGCCGGCGCATTCGTGCGTTTCTCCGTGACCTTCGTCGCCAAGGGCGAAGAAGAGGAGAAGCGTGTTATCTCCGAAATCCAAAGACGTCTGAGTGACGTTGAATTTGAATTTTAAGCTTTGGTTTGAATGGAGCCGCTGCAGAACAATCTGCGGCGGCTTTTATTTTTCGCTGAAACGGTACCGTCCTTTACAAGGCTGGCGATACCAAAAACTGCAACAATTGGCCCAGCAGCACATGTGAGCGGAAGAAATCCTGCATAATGTGCAACATTAGAGCATCAGTAAAGCATCAGTAAAGCATCAGTGCAGCATCAGTGCAGCCTACCCTTTCCGGTAAGCAAGCCGATGGAAAGCATTAATGTACCGAAACAGCGCTTCACCGTCATCCGGCACATTCCCCGGTTCACCCAGCGGCAGCATCATGGCCTGATAAGGCTCCGGTACCATTCTATATTGATGCACATAGGAGGTCAGGACAAACCCGTTCCGCTCCCAGAAATGAATACGTTCCTTGTGCGACGCCGTAGCCCCCGATTCCGCTTCGATGATGATTCCCCGGATGCCATGTTCCTGCACAGCCCAAGCTTTGATCTGCTCCAGCATCCAGGTCCCCGTACCCTCCCCGCGCAAGGCTTTATCTACCGTCAGGTAATCGATAATCAGGATCTTGTCCGCAGCTTGTCCCACCACACCCGTAACAGCCATCGCAACAACCTCCCCCTGATGCCCCCCGCATGTAAGTAACCAATTCTCCGGTTCAGCATACTGCGCAGAATCCCCTTAGTCTTAGCCCCGCTCGGAAAAGCCTCATGATAGATCTGCTCCATCCGCCCCCACCACGCTTCATCCCATTCTTCTATAGTAATAAACTCCATGTTCATGATTGTATTCGCCTCCAGTTCCATTCCAGTTTTATCATAACAGAGCAGGGGTTGGAACGAAATCAGGGTAGAACGTCTGTGTAAAAAAATGGTATAATATAAGAACTGATAATCAGACTTTTTGGCTATTGGATTTCGTACGACATTATTTTTCCATTAGGAGAGAGAAGGATGAAAACAACACCCGCATATGCTGAAACCCATAAGAAAGCTGATATTGCTGAAGGCAGTACTGGTTATATTGATGAACAATTGCTGCCTCAGCAGCTGATCGAAGGCGGGGGGCCTTTTCGGCGAGTTGATCTCACCAGCCTTCCCGGACCAGTGAAATATATAGGATACATGATTGTCTACGGTATCCCCGTGTTGTTACTAAGTTTGATTGTGGCGGTTACTTTTTTTAAATGAGCTGGCATATTACCGCTGATGGGTGTCTTGGCCATTAGTGCAATTCCTGCATTCCTGCATTCCGCAGTTGTGTATTCCGCACGATCAGCGCAGCGCCATAGTGCTTCTTCACTTCTGCCCCCTCCCCAAGGGGGGATGACAAATCTCTTTCACCGTTTAGGTGGAAGCGGCGGAGGGGATTTTGGAACTGTAGGAGCGGCAGCGTTCGCCTTTGTCTCCGGATTTAATCCGCTAAGCGGTTTATTCAAATCAATCTGGAGACAACAGCGACCGAAAGTCCAAAATCACCGCAGCCGCGCCCTTCACCTAAACCGCCCTTCCTTCAACTTCCCAGAAAATTTGACATCCCCCCATCCATCTGTCATAATTCCCTATAGTTGAATAGCGCCTTTAATTCAGTCCCGTGAGGCTGGCAAGGTAACGTGAATCGAGGTTCGCGTCATGAAAGAAGGAATCCGTAGGAGTACGGAGGGCCTTTTTCTGCGCGCGGACACGCCATCTTTTTGAATCTGCGGATTTCACTCCTTGCCTGTTTTGGGCAAGGAGTTTTTAGTTTATCCGGGGAACTTGAACAGGCGATCAAGCAGGAGGATGGCAAAGAGGATGGTTACTGAAAAAAATGTCATTATGGACGAAACGGCGATTCGCCGGGCACTCTCACGCATTGCACATGAGATTTTGGAGAAAAACAAGGGTATCGAGAATTGCCTGCTGGTCGGCATCCGGACCCGGGGGATCTACCTGGCTCAACGGATCGCGGAGCGCATTAAGGAAATCGAGGGTGTGGACATCCCTTATGGGGAGCTGGACATTACCCATTACCGCGATGACCGCGAAGGCGGCGGGGGCAACCGGGAAGCGATGGACAAGGCGGTTGTGAACAGCAATCTGATCCTGCCTCCGGGTTCGAGCGGCACCCGGGACAAGAAAGTGATTCTGTTCGACGATGTACTGTACACCGGAAGAACGATCCGCGCGGCCATGGATGCGCTGATGGATTGCGGACGGCCCCGGATGATCCAGCTGGCTGTACTGGCTGACCGCGGCCACCGGGAGCTGCCGATCCGCCCCGACTATATCGGCAAGAACGTACCCACCTCCAGGCATGAGCAGATTGAAGTGTCCCTGAGCGAATACGACGGCAAGGACGAAGTGTACATTATTTCAAACCGGGAGGAACGATAACAATGATGACGGCAACTAAGGTGAAGGAACGCAGTCTGCTGGGGATGAAGGAGCTGGCGGAGTCGGAGATTAACCAGCTGTTAGACAGAACAGCCTACTGGGATCATCAGAGCGAGAAGCTCACGCCGGTGCTGAGAGCCCATTTTGTTGCCAATATGTTCTTCGAGAATAGTACAAGAACCCGCTTTTCCTTCGAAATGGCCGAGAAACGCCTGGGTGTGCAAGTGCTAAACTTCACGGCTGCGGCCTCCAGTGTCGAGAAGGGCGAGTCCATCTACGATACAGTGCGCACACTGGAGTCAATGGGTATCGATGCCGGAGTGGTTCGGCTGAAGCCAGCTGGGGTACTGCAGCAGCTTGCCGAGAAGGTAGGCATTCCACTCATCAATGCAGGGGACGGCAACAACGAGCATCCGACCCAGGCGCTGCTGGACCTGTACACGATGCGCAAGCATTTTGGCGGACTGAAGGGCCTGAAGGTCTCGATTATCGGGGATATTATGCACAGCCGGGTAGCACGGTCCAACCTCTGGGCACTCACCAAAATGGGGGCAAGCGTGCAGTTCTGCGCCCCGGCGAATATGCAGGCTCCTGAGCTTGCGGCCTACGCTCCATATGTATCTATGGAAGAAGCGCTGAAGGCGGATGTGGTCATGATGCTGAGAGTGCAGCTGGAGCGGCATGCTTCGGGCATTATTTTATCAGCTGAGCAGTACCGGGAGCACTTCGGTTTGACCGAGGAACGGGCGTCGAGGCTGGACCCGGCAACGATCATCATGCACCCGGCGCCGGTGAACCGCAATGTGGAGATCGACGATGCAGTGGTGGAGAGCAGCCAGTCCCGGATTTTCCCGCAGATGGCGAACGGAGTGCCGGTACGGATGGCTGTTATGGAGCGGGCGCTGCAATAGCGCAGCAGAACGCCAACCGAAAAAACCTCACATAAGAGCATTAATAAATATACACAAAGGTGAATTTTTATTATATAATAACTACAGAGCTTACGGCTGCGGCCGGAAGGCACAAAGGAGAATCCTAACCGTGATCATCAAAAATGCCAGTGTACTGAACGAAGAAGGCGTGCTGGAGCGCAAGCATATTGTTGTGCAGGACGGTATTATCTCGAAGATTCAGGATGCCGCCGAGGCGGTAGAGGAAGCCGGGGAGACCGTTGAAGCGGAAGGCAAGCTGCTGATTCCGGGACTGATTGATATGCACGTACATCTGCGCGAACCGGGGTTCGAGCATAAGGAAACGATTGAGACCGGCGCACGTTCGGCAGCCAAAGGCGGATTCACAACGATTGCCTGCATGCCGAATACACGCCCGGTAACAGACAGTGCAGAGATCGTACAGCTCGTGAAGGATAAGGCGCGCGAAGCGGGACTAGTTAAGGTGCTGCCTTATGCGGCCATTACCAAGAATGAGCTGGGACGCGAGCTGACGGATTTTGCGGCACTGAAGGAAGCGGGAGCGATCGGCTTCACCGATGACGGTGTAGGCGTACAGAGCGCGCAGATGATGAAGGATGCGATGAAGCTGGCGAAGGGACTGGATATGCCGGTCATTGCCCACTGTGAGGATAACTCGCTGGTGGAAGGAGCGCCTGTAGCCGAAGGCACTTTTGCCGACAAGCATGGTCTGAAGGGAATTCCGAACGAATCGGAAGCCATTCATGTAGGCCGTGACATTCTGCTGTCTGAAGCAACGGGCGTCCACTATCATGTGTGCCATGTCAGCACCGAGCAGTCGGTCCGGCTGATCCGCCAGGCGAAGCAAATCGGCATTAAGGTGACCGCCGAGGTGTGTCCGCATCATCTGCTGCTCTCGGAGGAGGATATTCCCGGCATGGACGCCAATTGGAAAATGAACCCGCCGCTGCGCTCGCGCCGCGACGTCGAAGCCTGCATCGAAGGGCTGCTGGACGGCACGCTGGATATCATCGTGACCGACCATGCCCCGCACAGCGAGGAAGAGAAAGCCAAGGGCATGCAGCTTGCACCGTTTGGCATCGTCGGCTTTGAGACGGCCTTCCCGCTGCTGTATACCGCTTTTGTGGCCACAGGCAAATGGGATCTGTCCCTGCTGGTGCAGCGGATGACCGCTGATCCGGCCCGGGTGTTCAGACTGAATACAGGCAGCCTTACAGTAGGGGCGCCTGCCGATCTGACCCTGATTGACTTGAATGAAGAGAAAGCAGTAGATCCTGCTACGTTTGCTAGCAAGGGGCGCAATACACCTTTTACCGGATGGAAGCTTAAGGGCTGGCCGGTAAAGACCTGGGTAGACGGCAGAGCCGTATGGAGTGAGGCTTAACAGAAGTAAGCAGTAGCCCATGCAGCCCGGCTGCATGGCTGTGACATAAGAATCAGACTACAGAAACAAGAAGGAGTGGAAGGCATGCAGGCGAGATTGCTGCTTCAGGACGGAACACTGTTTACAGGCACCGCATTTGGCGCGGAAGGCGAGAAGACGGGCGAGGTTGTTTTTAACACAGGAATTACAGGCTATCAGGAGGTACTATCGGACCCTTCATACTGCGGCCAGATCGTCACCATGACGTATCCGCTGATCGGGAATTACGGCATTACCCGTGATGACTTCGAGTCCGTGCGCCCTTTTGTACACGGCTTTGTTGTGCGGCGCCACGAATCCGTACCCAGCAACTGGCGTGCTGAATACAGTGTAGACGATCTGCTGAAGGAATATGATATTCCCGGCATCAGCGAGATTGATACCCGTATGCTTACCCGCATTATCCGCCACTACGGCACCATGAAGGCGATCCTTACTACTTCTAACAAGCGTGTGGAAGAATTGATGGAGATGATGGGTGACACGACCATTGAAGAGCTGCGCAATCAGGTTGCACGTACCTCAACTACAGCAGCCTACAGCAGCCCGGGCACCAAAGAACGCATCGTGCTGGTCGATTACGGTGCGAAGACCGGTATTCTGCGCGAGCTGAACAACCGCGGCTGTGATGTGGTGGTTGTCCCTCATGATGTCACCGCAGACGAGATCCGCCGCCTGAACCCTGACGGGATTCAGCTCTCGAATGGCCCTGGAGACCCTAAGGATGTGCCTTATGCGGTACAGACGATCTCCGAGCTGCTCGGCGAATACCCGATTTTCGGCATTTGCCTGGGACACCAGCTGTTCGCCCTGGCCTGCGGCGCCGACACCGAGAAGCTCAAGTTCGGCCATCGCGGCGGAAACCATCCGGTGAAAGAGCTGGAGAGCGGACGCTGCTTCATCACCTCACAGAACCATGGATACACCGTGAATGAGGAATCCATTGCCAGTACAGACCTGGAAGTTACCCATATCAATAACAATGACAAGACCGTTGAAGGACTGAAGCATACCCGCTACCCCGCTTTTTCGGTGCAGTACCATCCGGAAGCGGCGCCGGGACCGCATGACAGCAGTTATCTGTTCGACCGCTTCCTGCAGCTGATCGCAGACCACAAGGCACAGCGGCCGGCCGGATCGCGTCAGGCGCAGCTTGCAGCGAATGCCAGAATCACGGCACCGAAATCATCCGCACCCCAGCTTGAAGCCGTGAAAGGAGCTCTATAACATGCCTAAGAACAACAAACTCAAAAAAATTCTGGTTATCGGCTCCGGCCCGATCGTCATCGGCCAAGCTGCCGAATTCGACTATGCTGGCACGCAGGCCTGCCAGGCCCTTAAGGAAGAAGGCGTCGAGGTTGTGCTGATCAACAGCAACCCGGCGACGATTATGACCGATACCAATATGGCTGACAAAGTATACATCGAGCCGATCACGCTGGAATTCGTGACTGGCATTATCCGTCAGGAGCGTCCGGACGGGCTGCTGCCGACACTCGGTGGACAGACCGGCCTGAACATGGCTGTAGAACTGGCCCGTGCTGGAGTCCTAGAGCAAGAGAAAGTGAAGCTGCTGGGTACACAGCTTGAGTCCATCGAGAAAGCGGAGGACCGCGATTTGTTCCGCGAGCTGATGCGCGAGCTGGATCAGCCGGTGCCGGAAAGTGCGATTATTACCAGTGTGGAAGAAGCTCTGGGCTTCGCGGCAGGAATCGGCTATCCGCTGATTGTTCGTCCTGCCTACACGTTGGGCGGAACGGGGGGCGGGATCTGCGACAACGAAGAAGAGCTGCGCGAGACTGTTAAGGCGGGTATCCGTTACAGCCCGATCGGCCAATGTCTGGTCGAGAAGAGCATCGCCGGTATGAAGGAAGTCGAATATGAGGTTATGCGTGATGCGAACGACAACTGTATCGTAGTCTGCAACATGGAGAACTTTGATCCGGTGGGCGTACATACGGGCGACAGTATCGTAGTGGCACCGAGCCAGACGCTGTCCGACCGTGAATATCAGATGCTGCGCAGTGCTTCCCTGAAGATTATCCGTGCGCTGAATATTGAAGGCGGCTGTAACGTTCAGTTCGCGCTGGACCCGCAGAGCTACCAGTATTATGTCATTGAAGTGAACCCGCGTGTAAGCCGCTCCTCGGCGCTCGCGTCGAAGGCGACCGGTTATCCTATTGCCAAGATGGCAGCCAAGATTGCCCTCGGCTATACACTGGATGAAATCGTCAATCCGGTAACCGGCCAGACGTATGCCTGCTTCGAGCCTACACTGGACTATATCGTCAGCAAAATCCCGCGCTGGCCGTTCGACAAGTTCACTTCGGCGAACCG
The sequence above is a segment of the Paenibacillus sp. FSL R7-0204 genome. Coding sequences within it:
- a CDS encoding aspartate carbamoyltransferase catalytic subunit yields the protein MMTATKVKERSLLGMKELAESEINQLLDRTAYWDHQSEKLTPVLRAHFVANMFFENSTRTRFSFEMAEKRLGVQVLNFTAAASSVEKGESIYDTVRTLESMGIDAGVVRLKPAGVLQQLAEKVGIPLINAGDGNNEHPTQALLDLYTMRKHFGGLKGLKVSIIGDIMHSRVARSNLWALTKMGASVQFCAPANMQAPELAAYAPYVSMEEALKADVVMMLRVQLERHASGIILSAEQYREHFGLTEERASRLDPATIIMHPAPVNRNVEIDDAVVESSQSRIFPQMANGVPVRMAVMERALQ
- the carA gene encoding glutamine-hydrolyzing carbamoyl-phosphate synthase small subunit; the encoded protein is MQARLLLQDGTLFTGTAFGAEGEKTGEVVFNTGITGYQEVLSDPSYCGQIVTMTYPLIGNYGITRDDFESVRPFVHGFVVRRHESVPSNWRAEYSVDDLLKEYDIPGISEIDTRMLTRIIRHYGTMKAILTTSNKRVEELMEMMGDTTIEELRNQVARTSTTAAYSSPGTKERIVLVDYGAKTGILRELNNRGCDVVVVPHDVTADEIRRLNPDGIQLSNGPGDPKDVPYAVQTISELLGEYPIFGICLGHQLFALACGADTEKLKFGHRGGNHPVKELESGRCFITSQNHGYTVNEESIASTDLEVTHINNNDKTVEGLKHTRYPAFSVQYHPEAAPGPHDSSYLFDRFLQLIADHKAQRPAGSRQAQLAANARITAPKSSAPQLEAVKGAL
- the pyrR gene encoding bifunctional pyr operon transcriptional regulator/uracil phosphoribosyltransferase PyrR, which produces MVTEKNVIMDETAIRRALSRIAHEILEKNKGIENCLLVGIRTRGIYLAQRIAERIKEIEGVDIPYGELDITHYRDDREGGGGNREAMDKAVVNSNLILPPGSSGTRDKKVILFDDVLYTGRTIRAAMDALMDCGRPRMIQLAVLADRGHRELPIRPDYIGKNVPTSRHEQIEVSLSEYDGKDEVYIISNREER
- a CDS encoding LL-diaminopimelate aminotransferase gives rise to the protein MSIEQYQTTFIQTNFADRIGGEGYGKDTSIYKFEKIKRAKASAKQDFPDIELIDMGVGEPDEMADEGIVARLALEAAKEENRGYSDNGIPEFKAAAAVYLKEAFQVDGIDPVTEIVHSIGSKPALAMLPSVFINPGDITIMTIPGYPVLGTHTKYLGGQVYSVELKKENNFLPDLNSIPEEVARKAKLLYLNYPNNPTGASATPEFFSEVVAWAKKYDVVVIHDAPYAALTYDGVKPLSFLSVPGAKDVGVELHSLSKSYNMTGWRIGFVAGNPLIVKAFSDVKDNNDSGQFIAIQKAAAYGLSHPEITEAIAAKYSRRHNMLVDALNSLGFKAEKPKGSFFLYVAAPKGVKGGRRFESGEDFSQFLIREKLISTVPWDDAGAFVRFSVTFVAKGEEEEKRVISEIQRRLSDVEFEF
- a CDS encoding GNAT family N-acetyltransferase, whose amino-acid sequence is MAVTGVVGQAADKILIIDYLTVDKALRGEGTGTWMLEQIKAWAVQEHGIRGIIIEAESGATASHKERIHFWERNGFVLTSYVHQYRMVPEPYQAMMLPLGEPGNVPDDGEALFRYINAFHRLAYRKG
- a CDS encoding dihydroorotase; protein product: MIIKNASVLNEEGVLERKHIVVQDGIISKIQDAAEAVEEAGETVEAEGKLLIPGLIDMHVHLREPGFEHKETIETGARSAAKGGFTTIACMPNTRPVTDSAEIVQLVKDKAREAGLVKVLPYAAITKNELGRELTDFAALKEAGAIGFTDDGVGVQSAQMMKDAMKLAKGLDMPVIAHCEDNSLVEGAPVAEGTFADKHGLKGIPNESEAIHVGRDILLSEATGVHYHVCHVSTEQSVRLIRQAKQIGIKVTAEVCPHHLLLSEEDIPGMDANWKMNPPLRSRRDVEACIEGLLDGTLDIIVTDHAPHSEEEKAKGMQLAPFGIVGFETAFPLLYTAFVATGKWDLSLLVQRMTADPARVFRLNTGSLTVGAPADLTLIDLNEEKAVDPATFASKGRNTPFTGWKLKGWPVKTWVDGRAVWSEA